The sequence below is a genomic window from Chloracidobacterium sp..
GCCCGGAGTTGTCAAGCATCCTCCTGTCGCGGTTTGACGCAGTGGGACGCTCACGTGAGGGCGCCGTCGGGCTGGCGGATATCTTTAACCTACCGATGGCGGCGGAACTGGTTGTGCTCAGCGCCTGCCGGACGGGTCTGGGCGCGTACATGCGCGGCGAAGGTCTAGTCGGTTTGACGCGCGGCTTTATGTACGCCGGCGCGTCACAGGTCATCGTCAGCGTGTGGAGCATCAGCGACCGCGCGACGGCACAGTTGATGGGTGACTTTTACCGCGCTCTGCTCAAAGACAAGCGCCCCACAGCCGAGGCGCTCCGCGCCGCACAGCTGGCCATGCTGCGCAAACGCAGGTATCGCCACCCGTTTTTCTGGGCCGCCTTTCAGCTTCATGGCGACTGGCGGTGACAATCCCAGGCTGGACAACCCACGCCAAAGGAGGAAACGCCGATGTCAGCCTCGACACCGACGCTCTGGGTTCTCAACGGCGACCATCCCCCTTATCCCGTCGCCGTAACGACCTTTCCGTTCACTCTCGGACGGCACGGAAGCAACCACTTGCCGCTGCGGTGCGCGGCCGTTTCGCGTCATCACGCGGAAATCATCAAAACGGACGACGGCGGCCTGCTGCTGCGTGATCTCAACAGCAGCAGCGGCACGTTTGTCAACGGCGAGCCGGTTACGGAGAAGCGCCTTGCCGACGGCGACGACATCACGCTGGGGAAAACCGGCGGCGTCCGCTTGCTGTACTTGGCCGAGGCGGCGACGGAAGCGTTTTTGTTCGAGTACAGCAGTGACGGCCGGGCGCAACGCAGGACGCTGAACGCGGAAAAGTTCACCATCGGGCGCAGTCCGGATTGTCAACTGGCGCTCAAAAGCGCCGGCGTTTCGCGCTACCACGCCGAAATTGTCCGCCAACCCGACGGAACCTACTACTTACGTGACCTCAACAGCGTCGGCGGCACCTATGTCAACGGGCAGTCCATCCGCGAAGTCGTGCTGAAGACCGGCGACGCCATCGCCATCTCCAAGCCGGCCGTGGCGCGGTTTCGCTTCGTCGGCGTCCACCAACCGTCGCTGCTTTTCGACGACGACGCAACCGAGGAAGAGGTGGTTCTCGAAACAACGCTGACGATCAGCGAGCGCCAGGCGCGCTTCCTCAACCCTGACCTCGTACGTCAGGCCGCCAACGTCAACGCTGATACGCTGCGCCGGCTCAGTACGCTCTATGCCCTCAGCCACCAGCTCATGACGCAAACCAGCGTGACAGGGCTGGCTGAAACCTGGCTCACGGCGCTGTTTGCCGCGCTGCCGCTGGACTACGGCGTGGTGCTGGTCGGCAATCCGCAGACCGGTCAACTGGAAGTCGTCGGCTCGCGCGGGCAGGGACGCCCCAACCAGAGCGTCATCGCGCGGGTGCAAAAAGACCGTGTCGGCTGCCTCAGCGGTGACGTGCGAACGGACGAACGGTTTGCGTCCACTCAGAGCATGACGCTGGGCACACGCGCCGCGCTTGCTGCGCCGATCAACTCCGGGAAACGGTTCTGGGGCGTGTGTTACCTGTCGAACGAACAACGCCCAGAGGTCTTCACTGGCGAGGACTTGGAGTTTGTCATGGCGACGGCTCGCACCGCTGGGCTCATGCTCGATAACCTCAATTTGGTGTGCGAGCTACGCGCCACCCAGGAACTGCTTGTACACGCCGACCGGCTG
It includes:
- a CDS encoding FHA domain-containing protein — encoded protein: MSASTPTLWVLNGDHPPYPVAVTTFPFTLGRHGSNHLPLRCAAVSRHHAEIIKTDDGGLLLRDLNSSSGTFVNGEPVTEKRLADGDDITLGKTGGVRLLYLAEAATEAFLFEYSSDGRAQRRTLNAEKFTIGRSPDCQLALKSAGVSRYHAEIVRQPDGTYYLRDLNSVGGTYVNGQSIREVVLKTGDAIAISKPAVARFRFVGVHQPSLLFDDDATEEEVVLETTLTISERQARFLNPDLVRQAANVNADTLRRLSTLYALSHQLMTQTSVTGLAETWLTALFAALPLDYGVVLVGNPQTGQLEVVGSRGQGRPNQSVIARVQKDRVGCLSGDVRTDERFASTQSMTLGTRAALAAPINSGKRFWGVCYLSNEQRPEVFTGEDLEFVMATARTAGLMLDNLNLVCELRATQELLVHADRLATMGKMCASISHELRNRLALISGVDLIRLKYPHDPDVAQLTELALHGQRRALELVEEIRLFARNSPAQYAFELQALRPLLERLLSLMCVDPEIKRRTLTFQALAEPYAIVNEAKIEQVLINLVRNAVDATSPGAGTINVALGVEQGMATIHVTDNGHGIPAEILPRIWEPFFTTKGEHGTGLGLEICRRIVEAHHGRLMCTSQVGVGTRFTILLPAVSPPAHPMPMQQTALRPTGVLQTISA